From Salinibacterium sp. ZJ450, one genomic window encodes:
- a CDS encoding glucose-6-phosphate dehydrogenase, with translation MTAVSTILILGASGDLTSRLLLPALGQLLTVEQDRRVRLIGAGTADWSDEQWAEVVRTAFTSVDAEGPAVDHLLSQFTWVNADATTVDGLRRVLAADDGPMAIFFALPPAITAQACTAFEQIGVPAGTVLALEKPFGVDQASAEALNQVLDRLVPENRVHRVDHFLGRSTVFNLLGLRFANRVFEPLWRSEHIDRVDIVYDEQLGLEGRAGYYDKAGALVDMIQSHLLQVMAVFAMEPPPTTDAADIRDQKGLVLRATRVWRNDPAQASRRARYTAGTVAGRELPSYLDEPGVEPANDTETLAEVTLEIDNWRWSGVPFRLRSGKALRDRHREIIVTFKPPAHVPGGLQGTPHPNRLRIFLAPDEMTLELNMNGPDDPDVLDRVPLIAHFGPGRLPAYGEVLAGILDDDPSLSVRADVAEQCWRIVQPVLDAWRAGQVPLDEYPAGATGPKSWTR, from the coding sequence ATGACAGCCGTTTCGACGATTCTCATTCTGGGCGCCAGCGGCGACCTCACCTCTCGGCTGCTGCTGCCGGCGCTCGGGCAGCTGCTCACTGTGGAGCAGGACCGCCGGGTGCGGCTGATCGGCGCCGGCACCGCCGACTGGAGCGATGAGCAGTGGGCCGAGGTGGTGCGCACCGCCTTCACCAGCGTGGACGCCGAGGGCCCAGCGGTCGACCACCTGCTGTCGCAATTCACCTGGGTGAACGCAGATGCCACGACCGTCGACGGTCTGCGCCGCGTGCTCGCCGCGGACGACGGGCCGATGGCGATCTTCTTCGCGTTGCCGCCGGCGATCACCGCGCAGGCCTGCACGGCGTTCGAGCAGATCGGCGTGCCCGCCGGCACGGTGCTCGCCCTGGAGAAACCGTTCGGCGTCGACCAGGCCAGCGCCGAGGCGCTCAACCAGGTTCTCGACCGGCTGGTGCCCGAGAACCGGGTGCACAGGGTCGACCACTTCCTCGGCCGCAGCACCGTGTTCAACCTGCTCGGGCTGCGGTTCGCCAACCGGGTGTTCGAACCGCTTTGGCGGTCCGAGCACATCGACCGGGTCGACATCGTCTACGACGAGCAACTCGGGCTCGAGGGCCGGGCCGGCTACTACGACAAGGCGGGGGCGCTGGTCGACATGATCCAGAGCCACCTGCTGCAGGTGATGGCGGTGTTCGCGATGGAACCGCCACCGACAACGGATGCCGCCGACATCCGGGATCAGAAGGGCCTGGTGCTGCGCGCGACCAGGGTCTGGCGGAACGACCCGGCGCAGGCGAGCCGCCGCGCCCGGTACACGGCCGGGACCGTGGCGGGTCGCGAGCTGCCGTCCTATCTCGACGAGCCGGGTGTCGAGCCGGCGAACGACACCGAGACACTCGCCGAGGTGACCCTGGAGATCGACAACTGGCGGTGGAGCGGCGTGCCGTTCCGGCTGCGGTCGGGCAAGGCCCTGCGGGATCGGCACCGCGAGATCATCGTCACCTTCAAACCGCCGGCTCACGTACCGGGCGGGCTGCAGGGCACCCCGCATCCGAACCGACTGCGCATCTTCCTCGCCCCCGACGAGATGACGCTGGAACTGAACATGAACGGGCCGGATGACCCGGACGTGCTCGACCGAGTGCCGTTGATCGCGCACTTCGGCCCGGGGCGGCTGCCGGCGTACGGCGAGGTACTGGCCGGCATCCTCGACGATGACCCGTCACTGTCGGTGCGGGCCGACGTCGCGGAACAGTGCTGGCGCATCGTGCAGCCGGTGCTCGACGCCTGGCGCGCGGGCCAGGTGCCGCTTGATGAGTATCCGGCGGGCGCCACCGGCCCCAAGTCGTGGACGCGGTAG